A stretch of the Paenibacillus dendritiformis genome encodes the following:
- the scfA gene encoding six-cysteine ranthipeptide SCIFF, which yields MKRIVTLSTRKLMDTAKHGGCGACQTSCQSACKTSCGVANQRCENAMNK from the coding sequence ATGAAAAGAATTGTAACACTGAGCACACGCAAACTGATGGACACTGCAAAGCACGGCGGATGCGGCGCTTGCCAGACATCTTGCCAGTCTGCTTGCAAGACTTCCTGCGGCGTGGCCAACCAGCGTTGTGAAAACGCAATGA
- a CDS encoding DUF7601 domain-containing protein, whose amino-acid sequence MKRKRSISNSMLSFCLAVLLILQSVTFSAPVYAESAPVDSGTETVIETGSPTATEPSVTEAVYDAPASFAAIAIASPSDKTAVFMGANSTFPLEVKQGTPLAVIEPGGTIQGRQPFTLMSEGLKVPVNGDDDDPTNANPALYIQKGDWIELRRDDYFKEVVLPTATKTLMATTEVGVKPLGTAYFTPNSIKIVFNGDDGFFNGVGTGVTFGFETTANSDVAGLDYGKSRPISIFGGAYQLKNPDVTPDYSITLSSPGMIKWDQYGYRGIQPAQFVEGAVTWQSTASAFDKFDKALKLSLDGTKFFTDPASYNTGFGNVRGIYVHGSFKVNDIAVEPDIDADGKLSYIFPAGTGADPKVEFKTWIPKEAYYYEYKNPPGNLGRSYRDMNGKVQLKQSDDTVSASAGQEISFAPDWIQASGVYDHANETITWTADVNRYNKKGLKNLAITDVLPAGLEFVSATYQKWEDGVASEVRPITPDENSVYFFGDVNGKVQLVIKSKVKSGSSFTNIPRANWDLDTKDANGNFIQNNDVTTGTRPNAVTDEAIITVGAHTFTKAGSISMEDFNLGGITWTVNLTPQYALPNGVVYDVLVHGGDLNVLNDAVDETGEVSAETIAKIKENVTTAQLWKKYHKDTLKSANGLTLKAIPLTVNGKVVADLIKATGYTTDQAASFSFRALETNTDVLFRQDINAEKTRWNRALLFDGETVKQTQNSINLHLRMLNKDMLTASYPMKKDGTADTWYTPNDVNRYIGYDGSSSGDEYTLAGYDRTTKTVTFRLGVNMPGYNTVEMAKEGGNRVISDIKLVDTLPEGWEFVPFSEGKDFELYKGYSDNGGGTGYGVRNNAVSIIKPNDPAHVVSFSHSGNVGTFTFSKLESPYVILVKARPSNAALEKYLEEYTTNGTDRQVLYNKADLHMTWGGVEKVVTEQRKVIVPIQALGKSVTKPVPGVLEWTVNYTPPFNMDQGVYLQDTLGAGMNLRYDEFGKLVLIAPSMAVYRAKLTASGALERDGAALNLSDPNCEVQVEAEPGAGGTTVLKFKMKDPNKFYQFVYQTEVDPSKAKAGDKMGNEVKLTGDDKLNSISAKSESTLDSSDVAGSSSTNALLPLKKVDPDGNPLQGVEFTLYKKDGGAQAASGKTGKDGKLNLLFPNPGYYELKETYIDTTTWLPTTRIYQVYVGNTPGKPIWVDGVKVTSDNPLIVPTPIAGKLTISNTVAGNGGDQNKEFVFTITFEGEGKGDSYPYIKPDGTSGMIKNGDNIQLKHGQTAVIPKLPKDLVYTVTENDYSAVGYSTDPAKGIHTGTIVGNGDHKAPFVNTRMVYGRLLIGNTVTGNGGDKHKEFTYKVNFTGSYGAGDEYTYTKSNGGTGTIISGGTITLKHGETVTVDNLPEGLTYTVEQTAYTSEDYETTPAELTLTGSIVQATTAEANFVNHRDLPGGLLIRNTVTGNGGDVNKEFEYTVTFTGAGADRTYTYTKPDGTTGTIRSGDKLLLKHGQTVTIAGILKDTLYIVTEADYTSDGYTTDPESREYTGNIKEDEIAQVPFVNARYLPGTLALEPKTAKVPGDGKTPSELTATLTGTDGNPVEGKKIVFKLEDGTVIGTAVTDEDGKAKIHYTPPKLSDTTPKEHEITATTTATSPSGVPYNEDKAIVIAMPAALTGVLRDNNTGLVIPNAVIIVKNVKTGEEQTITTDSEGKYYHPVQRDEEYTISYSKMVDIDGISTPVPFTQKAYIEGTNPTTEGNLIPAEITAVGIVLFKQPDGKTSLLNNALAGKLHVYLKDENGSYISENGVPKAFPLQNNGTFSAAGLSTGKYTMEVRYEFEPGKELTLIRDAKLDVKANGELNISQELVDPYGIITDATTGATIEGAEVTLYYADTPRNIANGIVPGTKVTLPVIPGFAPNDNASPSQKSDATGAYAYMVFPDTDYYLVVTKSGYVTYTSPTISVGSDIVRYDVQLTPTNGSGSGNAGTGNGNAGTGNGNTGTGNGNAGTGNGNAGTGNGNTGTGNGNAGTGNGNTGTGNGNTGTGNGNTGTGNGNTGAGSGNTGTGSGNTGAGNGNTGTGNGNTGASNGNTGTGNGNGNTGTGNGNTGAGHRNNGLDNVPTTGDNSPSPIFYMALALMSLMAIGFCLLSGKKKKNIQ is encoded by the coding sequence ATGAAGCGAAAACGCAGTATAAGCAACTCTATGCTGTCTTTCTGCCTGGCGGTTTTGCTTATTTTGCAATCGGTGACGTTCTCTGCTCCTGTATATGCGGAGAGCGCGCCAGTCGATTCCGGGACGGAAACAGTCATCGAGACTGGCTCACCGACCGCGACAGAACCGTCGGTAACTGAGGCAGTGTATGATGCGCCGGCCAGCTTCGCGGCGATCGCAATAGCTAGTCCATCGGACAAAACAGCGGTGTTTATGGGAGCGAATTCAACCTTTCCGCTGGAGGTGAAGCAGGGAACTCCCCTTGCTGTTATTGAGCCTGGCGGGACTATCCAGGGCAGACAGCCATTCACGCTCATGTCGGAAGGCCTCAAGGTGCCAGTGAATGGCGATGACGATGATCCGACGAATGCGAATCCAGCCCTATACATTCAGAAGGGGGACTGGATCGAACTCAGACGGGATGACTACTTCAAGGAAGTGGTGTTGCCGACAGCTACCAAAACCTTGATGGCAACAACTGAAGTTGGCGTGAAACCGCTTGGCACGGCCTATTTCACCCCGAATAGCATCAAGATTGTGTTTAATGGCGACGATGGCTTTTTCAACGGCGTGGGAACCGGGGTTACCTTCGGCTTTGAAACCACCGCCAATTCGGATGTAGCGGGCTTAGATTATGGCAAGTCAAGGCCTATCTCCATTTTCGGGGGAGCGTACCAGCTAAAAAACCCGGACGTTACGCCCGATTACAGCATCACCTTGAGCTCGCCCGGAATGATCAAGTGGGATCAGTATGGCTATCGCGGTATCCAACCCGCACAATTTGTTGAGGGTGCGGTTACCTGGCAGTCAACCGCCTCTGCTTTCGATAAGTTTGATAAAGCACTCAAGCTATCGCTCGACGGGACGAAGTTTTTTACGGACCCTGCATCTTATAATACCGGCTTTGGCAATGTCCGCGGTATCTATGTGCATGGTTCCTTCAAGGTCAACGACATAGCGGTAGAACCGGATATCGACGCCGACGGTAAGCTGAGCTACATCTTCCCGGCGGGGACCGGTGCAGATCCGAAGGTTGAGTTTAAGACGTGGATCCCAAAGGAAGCTTACTATTACGAGTACAAGAATCCACCGGGGAATCTTGGCCGCAGCTATCGGGACATGAACGGCAAAGTGCAATTAAAGCAGAGCGATGACACTGTTTCAGCGAGTGCAGGTCAAGAGATTTCCTTTGCACCCGACTGGATTCAAGCATCCGGCGTGTATGACCATGCAAATGAAACCATCACATGGACTGCCGATGTCAACCGGTATAACAAGAAGGGATTAAAAAACCTTGCCATTACAGATGTGCTGCCCGCGGGTCTAGAGTTCGTGTCAGCGACATATCAGAAATGGGAGGACGGGGTGGCATCTGAAGTAAGACCGATTACCCCGGATGAAAACAGCGTGTACTTCTTCGGGGATGTAAACGGTAAAGTTCAGCTGGTGATTAAGTCCAAAGTGAAAAGCGGCTCCAGCTTTACCAACATACCCCGGGCCAACTGGGATTTGGATACGAAGGACGCAAACGGAAACTTCATACAGAACAACGATGTTACAACCGGTACAAGACCCAACGCGGTAACTGACGAGGCAATCATCACCGTCGGGGCGCACACGTTCACAAAAGCAGGCTCTATCTCGATGGAGGATTTCAACCTAGGCGGCATCACATGGACCGTCAACCTAACGCCACAGTATGCCCTGCCAAATGGGGTGGTATACGATGTGCTGGTGCATGGCGGAGATCTGAACGTCTTGAACGACGCGGTGGATGAAACCGGCGAGGTGAGCGCGGAAACGATTGCGAAAATCAAAGAAAATGTAACCACTGCGCAGCTTTGGAAGAAGTATCACAAGGATACCCTCAAGAGCGCGAACGGATTGACCCTGAAGGCTATTCCTTTGACAGTGAACGGTAAAGTGGTGGCGGATTTGATTAAGGCGACCGGATACACCACCGACCAAGCTGCATCCTTCAGCTTCCGTGCACTGGAGACCAACACGGACGTTCTCTTCAGGCAGGATATTAACGCAGAGAAAACACGCTGGAACCGGGCTTTGCTCTTTGACGGCGAGACCGTAAAACAAACGCAAAACAGTATCAACCTTCACCTGCGTATGCTGAACAAGGATATGCTTACGGCATCCTATCCTATGAAGAAGGACGGGACGGCTGACACATGGTATACCCCGAACGACGTTAACCGCTATATTGGTTATGACGGCTCATCAAGCGGCGACGAATACACTTTGGCTGGTTATGACCGGACGACCAAGACCGTCACCTTCCGCCTAGGGGTAAATATGCCGGGGTACAACACGGTCGAGATGGCAAAGGAAGGCGGCAATCGGGTGATCAGCGACATTAAGCTGGTGGACACCCTGCCTGAGGGCTGGGAGTTCGTTCCGTTTTCCGAGGGGAAGGATTTTGAGCTTTATAAGGGCTATTCGGACAATGGCGGAGGCACCGGCTATGGGGTTCGAAACAACGCTGTGTCAATCATCAAGCCGAACGACCCTGCTCATGTGGTGAGTTTCTCCCATAGCGGCAACGTAGGCACCTTCACCTTCTCCAAGCTGGAAAGCCCTTATGTCATTCTGGTTAAGGCAAGACCTTCCAATGCGGCTCTGGAGAAATATTTGGAGGAATACACCACCAACGGCACAGACAGGCAGGTGCTGTATAACAAAGCCGACCTGCATATGACATGGGGCGGAGTGGAAAAGGTGGTAACCGAACAGCGCAAGGTCATTGTGCCGATTCAGGCGCTGGGCAAGTCGGTAACTAAGCCGGTTCCCGGGGTGCTGGAATGGACAGTGAACTATACCCCGCCATTCAACATGGATCAGGGCGTTTATTTACAGGATACTCTAGGTGCAGGCATGAATCTGCGCTATGATGAATTTGGAAAGCTTGTGCTGATAGCACCCAGCATGGCGGTTTATCGTGCCAAGCTGACTGCGAGCGGTGCTCTGGAGCGGGACGGTGCAGCACTGAATCTCAGCGACCCGAATTGTGAAGTTCAGGTGGAAGCCGAACCGGGCGCGGGCGGCACGACAGTTCTGAAATTCAAAATGAAGGACCCGAATAAGTTTTACCAGTTTGTGTACCAAACAGAGGTTGATCCTTCTAAAGCGAAAGCTGGCGACAAAATGGGCAACGAGGTAAAGCTGACGGGCGATGATAAGCTGAATTCTATCAGCGCCAAAAGTGAGAGCACGCTGGACAGTTCTGACGTAGCCGGCAGTTCGAGCACCAATGCTCTGCTGCCGCTGAAAAAGGTGGACCCTGACGGCAATCCGCTGCAGGGCGTAGAGTTTACGCTGTATAAGAAAGACGGCGGAGCGCAAGCTGCTAGTGGAAAAACCGGCAAGGACGGCAAGCTCAATTTGCTCTTTCCGAATCCAGGCTATTATGAGCTGAAGGAAACCTATATTGACACAACGACATGGTTGCCGACGACACGAATTTATCAGGTGTATGTAGGTAACACACCCGGGAAGCCCATCTGGGTAGACGGGGTAAAAGTAACCTCTGATAATCCGCTAATCGTGCCAACACCTATTGCCGGCAAGCTGACGATCAGTAATACGGTGGCAGGCAACGGCGGCGATCAGAATAAGGAATTTGTGTTCACCATCACCTTTGAGGGTGAGGGCAAGGGTGACAGTTATCCTTATATCAAGCCAGATGGCACGAGCGGAATGATCAAAAACGGCGATAATATCCAGTTGAAGCATGGACAAACTGCTGTCATTCCGAAACTGCCCAAGGATCTGGTATACACCGTAACCGAAAATGATTACTCGGCAGTCGGCTATAGCACTGACCCGGCGAAGGGAATTCATACCGGCACGATCGTTGGGAATGGCGACCACAAGGCACCGTTCGTCAACACTCGGATGGTATACGGCCGTCTGCTGATCGGTAATACAGTGACCGGTAACGGCGGCGACAAACATAAGGAGTTTACCTACAAAGTAAACTTCACAGGTTCATATGGCGCAGGAGATGAGTATACCTATACCAAGTCGAACGGCGGTACAGGAACGATCATATCCGGCGGGACTATCACGCTCAAGCACGGCGAGACGGTCACTGTGGACAACCTGCCCGAGGGACTTACTTACACCGTCGAGCAGACAGCTTACACTAGCGAGGACTACGAGACCACCCCGGCGGAGCTGACACTTACCGGCAGCATCGTGCAGGCGACAACGGCCGAAGCCAATTTCGTCAATCATAGAGATTTGCCTGGCGGCCTGCTGATCAGAAATACGGTGACAGGCAACGGCGGCGATGTGAACAAGGAATTTGAGTACACCGTCACTTTCACCGGAGCAGGTGCAGACAGAACGTATACCTATACGAAGCCTGACGGTACTACAGGAACGATCCGATCGGGAGACAAGCTTCTGCTCAAGCACGGACAGACGGTTACCATTGCGGGCATCCTCAAGGACACCTTGTATATCGTAACCGAAGCGGATTATACGTCGGACGGTTATACGACCGACCCGGAGAGCCGGGAGTATACAGGCAATATCAAGGAGGATGAAATCGCCCAGGTTCCTTTTGTGAATGCCAGATACCTTCCTGGTACGCTTGCCTTAGAACCAAAAACTGCGAAGGTGCCTGGAGACGGCAAGACTCCCTCCGAGTTGACAGCCACTCTCACGGGAACGGATGGCAACCCGGTAGAGGGCAAGAAGATTGTGTTTAAGCTGGAGGATGGTACGGTAATAGGAACGGCGGTTACCGACGAAGACGGCAAGGCAAAGATTCACTATACGCCGCCGAAGTTGAGTGATACAACGCCGAAGGAGCACGAGATCACTGCGACCACCACAGCCACCAGTCCATCGGGTGTGCCATACAACGAGGATAAGGCAATCGTCATCGCTATGCCGGCGGCGCTTACGGGTGTTCTGCGGGACAATAATACGGGATTGGTCATTCCCAATGCGGTCATTATCGTGAAGAACGTGAAGACCGGTGAGGAGCAAACGATCACCACCGATTCGGAGGGAAAATACTACCATCCAGTTCAGCGGGATGAAGAGTATACCATTTCTTACAGTAAGATGGTTGACATTGACGGGATATCAACGCCTGTTCCATTCACACAAAAGGCATACATTGAGGGCACCAATCCCACAACGGAGGGGAACCTCATTCCGGCAGAAATCACTGCGGTTGGTATCGTGCTCTTCAAGCAGCCCGATGGGAAGACTTCGCTCCTTAACAATGCCTTGGCCGGCAAGCTGCACGTCTACTTGAAGGATGAGAACGGCAGCTATATTTCGGAGAACGGCGTTCCGAAAGCATTCCCTTTGCAAAACAACGGCACATTCTCTGCGGCAGGGTTATCCACGGGTAAGTATACGATGGAAGTACGTTATGAATTTGAGCCGGGCAAAGAACTGACGCTTATTCGGGATGCGAAGCTGGACGTGAAAGCGAACGGTGAATTGAATATTTCGCAGGAGCTCGTTGACCCGTATGGCATCATTACGGACGCAACCACTGGCGCAACCATCGAAGGCGCTGAAGTGACGCTGTATTATGCGGATACCCCGAGGAATATAGCGAACGGTATCGTTCCGGGCACGAAAGTAACGTTGCCTGTGATTCCGGGCTTTGCTCCGAACGATAACGCCAGCCCAAGCCAGAAGAGCGACGCAACCGGAGCATATGCCTATATGGTGTTCCCGGACACGGATTATTATCTGGTTGTAACCAAATCCGGGTATGTGACATATACGAGCCCAACCATCTCGGTCGGAAGCGACATCGTACGCTACGATGTACAGTTGACGCCGACTAATGGTTCCGGCAGCGGCAACGCCGGAACCGGCAACGGCAACGCCGGAACCGGCAACGGCAACACCGGAACCGGCAACGGCAACGCCGGAACCGGCAACGGCAACGCCGGAACCGGCAACGGCAACACCGGAACCGGCAACGGCAACGCCGGAACCGGCAACGGCAACACCGGAACCGGCAACGGCAATACCGGAACCGGCAACGGCAATACCGGAACCGGCAACGGCAACACTGGAGCCGGCAGCGGCAACACCGGAACCGGCAGCGGCAACACTGGAGCCGGCAACGGCAACACCGGAACCGGCAACGGCAACACTGGAGCCAGCAACGGCAACACCGGAACCGGCAACGGCAACGGCAACACCGGAACCGGTAACGGCAACACCGGAGCCGGCCACCGTAACAACGGGCTGGACAATGTTCCGACAACAGGAGATAATAGCCCATCGCCAATCTTCTATATGGCTTTGGCACTGATGTCCCTGATGGCGATCGGATTCTGTCTGCTCAGCGGCAAGAAGAAAAAGAACATTCAGTAA
- a CDS encoding class B sortase: protein MSKTKKILTAFFTVLLVFSLVSMARTYLQDYDEQQQIKELAEIREKEAETGEGAATPSPFIPKSHEPVMLPEFQELYKRNPDIVGWLKIDGSRIDYPIMQNQQDAQYYLNHGFDKKKNKNGLPFLDEHSRINGSDILLIHGHHMKSGALFADLMKYKKESYYKEHAEIEFSSLYEKEEYEIVAVILSKVYRKTDDVFKYYQIEKAGTSDEFESYIQNIKKLALYDTGVTARYGDKLIVLSTCEYSTEDGRLAVVARKRT from the coding sequence ATGAGCAAAACGAAAAAAATTCTTACCGCCTTTTTCACTGTTCTGTTGGTTTTTTCTCTCGTCTCGATGGCGAGAACTTACCTGCAGGATTATGATGAACAGCAGCAAATTAAAGAGTTGGCAGAAATACGGGAAAAAGAAGCGGAGACAGGCGAGGGTGCAGCAACACCATCACCTTTTATCCCGAAGTCGCATGAGCCGGTTATGCTCCCCGAATTTCAAGAGCTTTACAAGAGAAACCCGGACATCGTCGGTTGGCTAAAAATTGACGGCAGCCGAATTGATTACCCGATTATGCAGAACCAGCAGGATGCGCAATACTATCTCAATCATGGTTTCGATAAAAAGAAAAACAAAAACGGACTCCCCTTTTTGGATGAACACAGCCGGATAAACGGTTCAGACATTTTGCTGATTCACGGACATCACATGAAAAGCGGCGCGTTGTTTGCGGATTTGATGAAGTATAAGAAAGAAAGCTATTATAAGGAACATGCTGAAATCGAGTTCAGTTCGCTTTACGAGAAGGAAGAATATGAAATTGTTGCCGTTATTCTCTCAAAAGTTTATCGCAAAACGGACGACGTTTTTAAATACTACCAGATTGAGAAGGCAGGAACATCCGACGAGTTTGAATCATATATCCAGAACATCAAAAAACTCGCTCTATACGACACCGGCGTGACAGCCCGGTATGGCGACAAGCTTATTGTTCTGTCTACGTGTGAATACTCGACCGAAGACGGCCGGTTAGCGGTGGTCGCCCGAAAGCGTACATGA
- a CDS encoding S8 family serine peptidase: MMKKFLSSVLAAILLMVTLLTGVSFGSPAQGHSADYIEGQLVVSLEEPFMDSSQSVDDILMEADSLTESGFAIADSLFGQDADTFSVQALDSDVRATAIEQMGLVYLVEYSVKDYKSIESAKNTLEKTLENLGFNVRYISENRKMYALETATAQDISPQDIHNNQRWHYEMIKVPQAWGITTGSSSVRIGVLDTGIDSNHPSLKNLVNTSLGRSFVGGTTNDGNGHGTHVAGTIASYGSVSGVMQNATLIPIKVLSDSGSGSMYGVQQGIVHAANIRADVINMSLGGGGYDRGMEEAIQTAVSLGTIVVAAAGNDGRPSISYPAAYSGSIAVGSVTSSRTRSSFSNYGPGLDVMAPGSNIYSTYKNGQYTTLSGTSMATPHVTGVFGLMRSVNPNLSPAAAGDILRNTAQPAGSSDQYGHGIVDAHAAVLAAAGGGDTPAPSAPGDLISTGQTGTSVSLSWNPPTDNEGVTAYEVYNGDSLAATVTTTSATVTDLTANTTYTFTVRSVDASGNRSEASNAVTVTTDSDSSQPSPTWAPGISYKIGEEVIYDGATYQCLQEHLSMAGWEPLNVPALWLVK; this comes from the coding sequence ATGATGAAGAAGTTTCTAAGCTCTGTTTTAGCCGCCATTTTGTTAATGGTCACTTTATTAACAGGGGTGTCGTTTGGCAGCCCCGCTCAGGGTCACTCGGCTGATTATATTGAAGGTCAACTCGTAGTGTCGCTCGAGGAACCTTTCATGGATTCGAGCCAAAGCGTGGATGATATATTGATGGAAGCGGATTCGCTCACGGAGAGCGGTTTTGCTATTGCCGATTCACTGTTCGGGCAGGATGCCGACACTTTCTCGGTGCAAGCGCTGGATAGCGATGTAAGGGCTACGGCGATAGAGCAAATGGGCTTGGTCTATTTGGTCGAGTACTCTGTAAAGGACTACAAGTCAATCGAGTCCGCAAAAAACACTTTGGAGAAAACATTAGAGAACCTCGGTTTCAATGTTCGGTACATCTCGGAAAACCGCAAAATGTACGCGCTTGAAACCGCAACCGCGCAAGATATTTCACCTCAAGATATTCACAACAACCAACGCTGGCATTATGAGATGATTAAGGTTCCGCAAGCCTGGGGGATTACGACCGGGTCGAGCTCAGTGCGGATCGGCGTGCTTGACACGGGAATTGACAGCAACCATCCTAGCTTGAAAAATCTGGTGAATACTAGCTTGGGCCGCAGCTTTGTAGGCGGTACCACAAACGATGGTAATGGGCACGGCACTCATGTCGCGGGAACGATCGCCAGTTATGGATCGGTGTCAGGCGTCATGCAGAACGCGACCTTGATTCCTATTAAAGTGCTTAGCGACAGCGGTTCCGGTTCGATGTATGGCGTTCAACAAGGCATTGTTCACGCCGCTAATATTAGAGCCGATGTCATCAATATGTCGCTGGGTGGCGGCGGCTACGATCGCGGGATGGAGGAAGCGATTCAAACCGCAGTCAGCTTGGGCACCATCGTGGTGGCGGCTGCGGGCAATGACGGACGCCCAAGCATCTCTTATCCGGCAGCTTACAGCGGATCAATCGCGGTTGGTTCCGTTACCTCGAGCAGAACGCGTTCAAGCTTCTCCAATTATGGACCGGGTCTTGATGTGATGGCTCCTGGGTCGAACATATACAGCACATATAAGAACGGCCAATACACAACCTTGTCTGGAACCTCGATGGCAACCCCTCATGTGACTGGCGTATTCGGGCTGATGAGATCGGTCAATCCGAATCTGAGCCCTGCTGCGGCCGGAGATATTCTCCGGAATACAGCGCAGCCTGCCGGAAGCTCTGATCAGTATGGGCATGGCATTGTTGATGCGCACGCTGCTGTGCTAGCGGCAGCCGGCGGGGGCGATACGCCAGCCCCGAGCGCACCTGGCGATTTAATATCCACGGGCCAAACTGGCACAAGCGTATCGCTTAGCTGGAATCCTCCCACGGACAACGAGGGCGTAACCGCTTATGAAGTATATAACGGAGACTCGTTAGCTGCCACAGTCACGACTACTTCGGCGACGGTTACCGACTTGACGGCCAATACCACATATACGTTCACGGTTAGATCGGTAGACGCCTCAGGGAACCGTTCCGAAGCAAGCAACGCCGTAACGGTAACGACGGATTCCGATTCGTCACAACCGTCTCCGACTTGGGCTCCAGGGATATCGTATAAAATCGGAGAGGAAGTAATCTACGACGGAGCAACGTACCAGTGTCTTCAAGAACATCTTTCGATGGCGGGCTGGGAACCGCTTAACGTACCGGCGTTATGGTTAGTGAAATAG
- a CDS encoding helix-turn-helix transcriptional regulator codes for MKKSERLNDMIRYLNGREFFNLQDLMEKYHISKSTALRDVSSLEQLGMPIYAQHGRHGRYGILKNRLLSPITFTMDEVYALYFAMLTLESYQSTPFHLSVTQLNEKFENCLSNNQIKQIHQMKKILEFETYQHHHVSRFLDKILKSILHESTCKIQYEKNKRTKSYQVQFFKISAKFGQWYAAGVERHTNKYRVFRCDRITGIEEEDNKSRFSIDELLGRSLEMYQSEMSIAFEAEILEQAKDLFYKEHYPSMTIEIGHKTVIKGFYNPGEEEFIADYFMRYGHQVISVKPESLRQLIQDRAESLFNHYQKL; via the coding sequence ATGAAGAAATCGGAAAGATTAAATGACATGATAAGATACTTGAACGGTCGAGAGTTCTTTAATTTACAGGACCTTATGGAGAAATACCATATTTCCAAAAGTACAGCTCTGCGCGATGTGAGTTCATTGGAACAATTAGGCATGCCTATTTATGCGCAGCATGGCAGACATGGCCGATATGGTATCTTAAAAAATAGATTGCTGTCCCCCATTACTTTTACGATGGATGAAGTGTATGCGCTGTACTTTGCTATGTTAACGTTGGAATCTTATCAATCAACCCCGTTTCATTTAAGCGTTACTCAACTTAATGAAAAGTTTGAAAACTGTCTTTCCAACAATCAAATCAAGCAGATTCATCAAATGAAAAAAATCCTGGAATTTGAAACATATCAGCATCATCATGTGAGCCGTTTTTTAGATAAGATACTCAAAAGCATTCTTCATGAGAGTACCTGCAAAATTCAATATGAAAAAAATAAGCGGACAAAAAGCTACCAGGTTCAATTTTTCAAAATTTCCGCCAAGTTTGGTCAATGGTATGCTGCTGGAGTCGAGCGACACACGAATAAATATCGCGTATTCAGATGTGATAGAATAACCGGGATCGAAGAGGAGGACAACAAGTCACGCTTCTCGATAGATGAACTCCTTGGTCGTTCATTAGAAATGTATCAGTCGGAGATGAGTATTGCGTTTGAAGCAGAGATTTTAGAACAAGCCAAGGATCTGTTTTATAAAGAGCATTATCCTTCGATGACAATAGAAATTGGTCATAAAACCGTTATTAAGGGATTCTATAATCCAGGAGAAGAGGAGTTTATCGCGGACTATTTTATGAGATATGGCCATCAAGTGATATCCGTGAAGCCCGAATCCTTAAGACAACTTATCCAGGATCGAGCAGAGAGTCTCTTTAATCACTATCAAAAATTATAA
- a CDS encoding VOC family protein encodes MSATLEAAIFLSMNGKAKEAIDFYKKHFNAAELLVVTYEDMAKRDNSLQLTDENKDYIAHSVLSIGKTRVMLAEDTIDATEKYVIGNNTSLCIQSADFEEIESFYKSLTADERVRIIVPLSANVFSKAYGIIEDPFGIQIQLMFDERLQ; translated from the coding sequence ATGAGTGCCACATTAGAAGCTGCTATTTTCTTATCCATGAACGGAAAAGCAAAAGAAGCTATAGATTTTTACAAGAAGCATTTTAACGCCGCGGAATTGTTGGTTGTTACCTACGAAGATATGGCAAAACGCGACAACTCGCTGCAGCTTACCGATGAAAATAAGGATTATATTGCTCACTCTGTCTTATCCATCGGAAAAACCAGAGTCATGCTCGCAGAAGATACAATTGATGCAACAGAAAAGTATGTCATTGGCAACAACACCTCATTGTGCATTCAAAGTGCGGACTTCGAGGAAATTGAATCTTTTTATAAGAGCTTGACCGCAGATGAACGTGTGAGAATCATTGTTCCTTTATCGGCTAACGTGTTTAGCAAGGCATACGGTATTATTGAAGATCCGTTCGGCATTCAAATTCAACTCATGTTCGATGAGAGATTACAATAA
- a CDS encoding helix-turn-helix transcriptional regulator → MIGMNIRVLRKKHKMSQEQLAEKVNVSRQTVAKWENGDALPDIFKCKILADIFQITLDQLSRNMSEEEANRLGPKGKQFFGVVKVGERGQIVIPKQAREMYQIQAGDKLIVLGEDATKGIALLKSNEFMEFVEMIQKAEREVDESE, encoded by the coding sequence ATGATTGGTATGAATATTCGTGTTTTGCGTAAAAAGCATAAAATGAGTCAGGAACAATTAGCTGAGAAGGTAAACGTATCACGACAGACCGTAGCAAAGTGGGAAAACGGGGATGCCTTGCCCGATATTTTTAAATGCAAGATACTCGCTGATATTTTTCAAATAACCCTGGATCAATTATCCCGTAATATGAGTGAAGAAGAGGCGAATCGGCTCGGTCCCAAGGGGAAGCAGTTCTTTGGTGTTGTGAAGGTAGGAGAGCGGGGACAGATTGTGATTCCCAAACAGGCACGCGAAATGTATCAGATTCAAGCTGGTGATAAGCTGATTGTCTTGGGAGAAGATGCGACAAAAGGAATTGCTCTCTTAAAAAGTAATGAATTCATGGAATTTGTGGAGATGATTCAAAAAGCTGAGCGGGAGGTAGATGAATCAGAATGA